One stretch of Eupeodes corollae chromosome 2, idEupCoro1.1, whole genome shotgun sequence DNA includes these proteins:
- the LOC129948556 gene encoding ATP-binding cassette sub-family A member 13, translating to MKTLKAAAFSGPQIKALLKKDVLVRMRQPWMTVVQFIWPCLIFLLLYTIRDRFGAVKVDNCQFPTRQLPTKDNVLPFFHSYICSIENRCTNTEDYEEYSKLEDAPMKPIIDIAQIFIKDDSLYNTLVDLPEKANFIAAVTSLVTNKNFNDIRNHIGKVIAAIPQVEQMLGYNFDIKRLFSDRSTFVRGGKLLCGHPFPSTDVIPIASDILYSEDFSEVNDDELDAMPTNYCKRLYLDVTSSNFGKLTWSQIKPIIHGKILYSPVTEDTKSIMKYSNTTFEELNRLVNLAMALDESLIKLRNNTEFQAKFDSILELAKSPIVKTLIGDSIDIAQIEAVMVGIRTDPIVFEVVHTIKNLLECFSIDRFVGVQTEDELQKLAFTMNKKRLYYAGVHFNKTEGKEVVYNFHMDTDNTPPTVEVKKRFWFPGPAGAMETDMKYHQGFVEIKHAIDMGIIKHKKHKWNLVRPTTARPSTTTQSLVQFYRVDENEDGSQDQDQDDDDDDDWFTNDESSETASNSSSGSGLISGFSSLLSGFLDGMNGVNRESNNDSFNSNEDEEEIAGETTLPPTTTVAGDVELDENNEDIDVTTIEPEDGLVRARRSPQGLLDLFLGMAASKLTGDVFEVENLQFFTKQFPYPAYTKDNFKTGLYLGQAIQFAFFIGLMAQIATCVRHRIWMRESRNTMIMRSMGLKTSSELVSWCITTFIEMLLIFIAVCIILYSGSILYYTKFYFVLIFLIIFGLCLISFCYMCATFFTSATVGSVTTSLFFLISFCPYILFIIYDAKLTTFENFFLNLSFTSAFAQAWNNILRMELQMTGLTFSDAFEDGLSGEFGFALATIIFDTILYAAIGYLIEFWTDDEYQFTDVTRDELAPNMGATMTNVSKIYGENNIAVSNISVGFQRDQVTCLLGRNGAGKSTIIKMLTGQIVQTTGRVILSQSSDKQAEEYDKIGVCSQDNILIPNLTAKEHLELYAKIKLKQGYQSIVSKTLKSMKFGKHENYPAWKLSGGYQRRLCVAIAFIGSPNVVILDEPCNGVDNKARKDIWDLIEALRKGRAVIFATHFLDEAEYLSDSILIMKNGKIIAHHNPETMKALFTENFDLEIHCPDVQSVTDVKKQLNESLTSFKIAQETPVDFKLEVSYDQQSNNCPQLMDDLESLQKSGKINEYSINSKNLEEVFTEVNSLSDKTNGYASKRQTLQPVELKKSGGFQELIRNEPLCAMEKVKLLFGKRFTHFSRNYRMLLCALILPAIFEMIAMWFVNLRLEDDFERALKLSKDLYPHTTNLLSMENPTEFTQNIYSLLQSECRDKGLDCMEFDNSTKAFYWILDTDNLFHEKRYGGTTFNETRATVWYNNKGHHSMISWLNDLNSHVLQAEMNDSDYKITAFNVPWKLGDREFSISSILRQVSDAGVSFVLLISLSLVMAVASVYIVNERMKGEKLQQMLCGVDAATYWGVAFVWDYLVLIVGIFICATVLLAFGMPVYTTKSNLWGICLLAFLYGFACIPAIHVVEKLFTDSSMAIMTIFCMNAIIPIFTMAVVVLIGIVGQSETADSWRFFLNRAFLIFPQHALGDGLLEICKNFVVAEFFRRYDIDSYKNPITSDLLVPHMSALVVLGIIFLTLNILIESGVANKLLKKLIEERIDDPVDDLKIISIQNSLKRSEKVGSLERHVLKVDRLTKRFNRRQYAVKDVSFEIASGECFGLLGKNGAGKSTIFKMLSGQMQPSGGSIVYANKDIAYCPQTNTLDSLLTVKEMINFYGKLRRINDIQKLTESTLLSFQLESYKDVLVKNLSGGNRRKLNVAITCFGWTDVVLMDEPTSDMDPVTRSIVYHAIDDLILEQRAIVLTSHSISEIDHICHRIAVLKDGQMLTCSRPETLKMQYGGYYSVAVFCGAGQVGDIEKKIHETFPSCTDIQTYAHSIKFVLKIQQTHHENDNSSLSPEDKTNPTLAELFRRMNFLISENTSIRFTINRCRLDTVFEKILDSSDIQGGYVHNGYVETETIT from the exons ATGAAGACACTAAAGGCGGCGGCTTTTAGTGGCCCCCAGATAAAGGCTTTGCTTAAAAAAGATGTCCTAGTTCGTATGCGACAGCca tggATGACAGTTGTGCAGTTTATTTGGCCATGTcttatattccttttgctctataCAATTCGTGACAGATTTGGAGCTGTCAAAGTTGACAACTGTCAATTTCCAACACGTCAATTACCAACAAAAGACAATGTTCTACCATTTTTTCATTCGTACATTTGTAGTATAGAGAATAGATGCACAAATACCGAAGACTATGAGGAGTATTCAAAGCTTGAAGATGCCCC aatgaaACCAATTATTGACATTGcacaaatttttattaaagatgACTCACTTTATAATACACTTGTTGACCTGCCAGAAAAGGCCAATTTTATAGCTGCAGTGACATCTCTCGTTACTAATAAGAATTTTAATGACATAAGAA ATCACATTGGAAAAGTAATTGCAGCCATACCACAAGTTGAACAAATGCTTGgatataattttgacattaaaagacttttttcag ATCGTTCGACATTTGTTCGAGGTGGAAAATTACTTTGTGGTCATCCATTTCCAAGTACAGATGTCATACCAATAGCTAGTGACATTTTATATTCGGAAGATTTTAGTGAAGTTAACGATGATGAGCTCGATGCTATGCCAACAAATTATTGTAAACGTTTATATTTGGATGTGACAAGTagtaattttggaaaattgacATGGagtcaaataaaaccaattattcatggaaaaattttatattcaccAGTGACAGAAGATACAAAATCAATTATGAAATAT TCTAACACCACTTTTGAAGAACTCAACCGTCTTGTGAATTTAGCTATGGCCCTCGACGAATCTCTTATCAAGCTCCGCAATAACACCGAGTTCCAAGCTAAATTCGATAGCATTCTAGAATTGGCCAAGTCACCAATTGTCAAAACCCTTATCGGGGACAGTATTGACATTGCACAAATCGAAGCTGTTATGGTTGGAATACGAACAGATCcaatagtttttgaagttgTACACACAATTAAAAATCTACTGGAATGTTTTTCAATTGATCGGTTTGTTGGAGTCCAAACAGAAGACGAACTTCAAAAGTTGGCCTTCACAATGAACAAGAAGAGACTCTACTATGCTGGAGTTCATTTTAATAAGACCGAAGGCAAGGAAGTTGTTTATAATTTCCACATGGATACCGATAATACACCACCGACGGTTGAGGTGAAAAAACGATTTTGGTTTCCCGGACCAGCTGGAGCAATGGAAACTGACATGAAGTATCATCAAGGTTTTGTTGAGATAAAGCATGCCATCGATATGGGGATTATCAAGCATAAAAAACATAAGTGGAATCTTGTCAGACCTACAACCGCGAGGCCATCAACGACAACTCAAAGCTTGGTACAATTCTATCGGGTTGATGAAAACGAGGACGGGAGTCAGGATCAGGATcaagatgacgatgatgatgatgattggtTTACGAACGATGAAAGTTCGGAAACAGCTTCGAATTCAAGTAGTGGTAGTGGACTTATAAGTGGTTTCTCGAGTCTTTTGAGCGGATTCTTGGACGGTATGAATGGAGTTAATCGGGAGAGCAACAATGACAGTTTCAATTCGaacgaagatgaagaagaaattGCTGGAGAAACTACTCTTCCACCCACAACCACTGTAGCTGGAGATGTTGAACTCGATGAAAACAATGAAGATATTGATGTTACAACAATTGAGCCCGAGGATGGATTGGTCCGTGCAAGACGTTCTCCacaaggactgttggatttgttCCTGGGAATGGCAGCTAGTAAGCTTACTGGAGACGTATTCGAAGTGGAGAATTTGCAATTCTTTACAAAACAGTTTCCCTATCCTGCTTACACCAAAGATAA ctTCAAGACTGGACTCTATTTGGGTCAAGCTATACAATTTGCATTCTTTATTGGATTAATGGCACAAATCGCAACCTGTGTACGACATCGCATTTGGATGCGAGAAAGCAGGAATACTATG ATAATGCGTTCAATGGGCCTCAAGACATCCTCGGAGCTTGTTTCATGGTGCATTACAACTTTCATTGAAATGCTTTTGATATTCATAGCTGTttgcattattttgtattctggAAGCATTCTATATTATACGAAATTTTATTTCGttctaatttttctaataatattTGGACTTTGTTTGATCTCATTTTG ttaCATGTGTGCAACATTTTTTACCTCAGCCACTGTTGGTTCAGTGACCACTTCTCTATTTTTCCTAATCTCTTTTTgtccttatattttatttatcatctACGATGCTAAATTgacaacttttgaaaatttcttcttaaatttatCGTTTACATCGGCTTTTGCTCAAGCTTGGAATAATATCTTGAGAATGGAGCTACAAATGACTGGTTTAACATTTAGTGATGCTTTCGAAGACGGTTTAAGTGGTGAATTTGGTTTTGCATTGGCAACAATCATTTTTGATACCATCCTTTATGCTGCTATTGGTTATCTTATTGAATTTTGGACAGATG ATGAATATCAATTCACTGACGTCACAAGAGATGAACTTGCCCCAAATATGGGAGCAACCATGACCAACGTATCTAAGATCTACGGTGAAAATAATATCGCTGTTAGTAACATTTCAGTAGGTTTCCAAAGAGATCAAGTGACATGTTTACTAGGCAGGAATGGAGCTGGAAAAAGTACCATAAT taAAATGTTAACTGGTCAAATTGTCCAAACAACTGGACGAGTTATTTTATCACAGTCCTCTGATAAACAAGCTGAAGAATATGATAAAATTGGAGTCTGTTCTCAGgataatattttaataccaAATTTAACAGCCAAAGAACATTTGGAATTGTATGCTAAGATAAAGCTTAAACAAGGTTATCAGTCGATAGTTAGTAAGACGTTGAAAAGTATGAAGTTTGGAAAACATGAAAACTATCCAGCTTGGAAGCTTTCCGGTGGTTATCAGAGAAGACTTTGCGTAGCTATTGCGTTTATTG GTTCACCCAATGTCGTCATCCTTGATGAACCATGCAACGGTGTTGACAACAAGGCCCGCAAAGACATCTGGGATCTTATTGAAGCCTTGCGAAAGGGAAGAGCTGTGATATTTGCTACTCATTTTCTAGATGAGGCCGAATACTTAAGTGACTCAATTCTAATCATGAAAAAT ggCAAAATAATTGCCCATCATAATCCGGAAACTATGAAAGCTCTCTTCACTGAAAACTTTGATCTCGAAATACACTGTCCTGATGTACAATCTGTCACTGATGTCAAAAAACAACTAAACGAAAGTCTAACAAGCTTTAAGATCGCTCAAGAAACTCCAGTTGATTTTAAACTAGAAGTAAGCTACGATCAGCAATCCAACAATTGTCCACAGCTCATGGATGATTTGGAAAGTCTCCAAAAATCTGGTAAAATCAATGAATATTCGATAAATAGTAAGAACCTCGAGGAAGTCTTCACGGAGGTTAATAGTTTGTCCGACAAGACAAACGGCTATGCATCCAAACGTCAAACTCTGCAGCCAGTTGAGTTGAAAAAATCCGGTGGCTTCCAGGAATTAATTCGCAACGAACCACTGTGTGCGATGGAGAAAGTTAAGTTGTTGTTCGGGAAACGTTTTACTCACTTCAGTCGGAATTATCGGATGCTTCTGTGCGCCTTGATTTTGCCAGCAATATTTGAGATGATCGCCATGTGGTTTGTGAATCTTCGATTGGAGGATGATTTCGAACGAGCACTGAAGTTGTCCAAAGATCTCTATCCACACACAACAAATCTTCTGAGCATGGAAAATCCCACCGAATTCACTCAGAACATTTACAGTCTACTGCAGTCAGAATGCCGGGACAAGGGCTTAGATTGCATGGAATTTGATAACTCTACAAAAGCTTTCTACTGGATTCTAGACACTGATAATCTTTTCCATGAGAAACGTTATGGAGGCACAACGTTCAATGAGACTCGAGCCACGGTTTGGTACAATAACAAGGGTCATCACTCCATGATCTCTTGGTTAAATGACCTTAACTCTCATGTTCTTCAGGCAGAGATGAATGATTCAGACTACAAGATAACAGCTTTCAATGTTCCCTGGAAGCTTGGTGACAGAGAGTTCAGCATATCATCAAT ACTTCGGCAGGTTTCAGACGCTGGCGTCTCATTTGTGCTTTTAATTTCGTTAAGTTTGGTGATGGCTGTGGCCTCGGTCTATATTGTTAACGAAAGGATGAAGGGTGAAAAACTCCAACAGATGCTGTGTGGGGTGGATGCTGCCACATATTGGGGCGTGGCATTCGTTTGGGATTATTTG GTCTTAATTGTTGGAATCTTTATATGCGCTACAGTTCTGCTTGCCTTTGGAATGCCCGTCTACACAACAAAATCAAACCTCTGGGGTATCTGCCTTCTGGCGTTCCTTTATGG TTTTGCATGTATTCCAGCGATCCATGTGGTTGAGAAGCTATTCACTGACTCGAGCATGGCCATTATGACAATCTTCTGCATGAATGCCATCATCCCAATCTTCACAATGGCAGTGGTGGTTCTTATTGGAATTGTTGGACAATCCGAAACAGCTGATAGCTGGCGATTCTTTTTGAATCGAGCTTTCCTGATATTCCCACAACACGCTTTAGGCGATGGATTACTTGAGATATGCAAAAATTTCGTCGTAGCCGAATTCTTCCGTCGATATGATATTGATTCCTACAAAAATCCTATTACCAGTGATCTCCTAGTGCCTCATATGAGTGCTCTGGTTGTTTTGGGAATTATATTTCTgacattgaatattttgattgaAAGCGGTGTGGCTAATAAACTTCTCAAGAAGCTAATAGAAGAACGCATTGATGATCCTGTTgatgatttaaaaatcatttccaTACAGAACTCTTTGAAGAGATCTGAAAAAGTTGGTTCTTTGGAGAGACACGTTTTGAAAGTAGACCGATTGACAAAACGATTCAACCGACGACAATACGCCGTAAAGGATGTTAGTTTTGAAATAGCTTCTGGAGAGTGTTTTGGTTTGTTGGGCAAAAACGGTGCTGGCAAATCGACAATATTCAAAATGCTTTCCGGTCAAATGCAACCAAGTGGCGGAAGTATTGTTTATGCTAAT AAAGATATAGCATATTGCCCACAAACTAATACTCTGGATTCACTTTTGACAGTAAAGGAGATGATTAATTTCTATGGGAAACTCAGAAGGATCAATGATATTCAAaag cTGACAGAAAGTACCCTGCTATCGTTTCAATTAGAAAGCTATAAAGATGTTTTGGTGAAAAACCTAAGTGGCGGCAATAGAAGGAAACTAAATGTTGCCATAACGTGCTTCGGTTGGACCGATGTGGTTCTAATGGATGAACCTACCAGCGATATGGATCCGGTGACAAGATCAATAGTCTATCACGCAATTGATGACTTGATTCTTGAGCAGAGAGCTATTGTTTTGACATCGCACTCAATATCGGAGATTGATCATATTTGCCATCGGATTGCGGTTTTGAAGGACGGACAAATGCTCACTTGTAGCAGACCAGAAACTCTGAAGATGCAATATGGTGGATATTACAGCGTTGCTGTCTTTTGTGGAGCTGGACAGGTTGGGGATATTGAAAAA aAAATTCATGAAACTTTCCCAAGCTGCACTGATATTCAAACGTATGCACATTCAATAAAGttcgttttgaaaattcagCAAACGCATCACGag AATGATAATTCCTCTTTAAGTCCCGAAGACAAAACCAATCCAACCCTAGCCGAACTTTTCCGAAGAATGAATTTCCTTATTTCTGAAAATACTTCAATTCGATTCACAATAAATCGCTGCCGTCTCGATACCGTTTTCGAGAAAATTCTAGATAGCAGTGATATTCAAGGAGGTTACGTCCATAATGGTTATGTCGAAACAGAAACCATAACATAA
- the LOC129948557 gene encoding uncharacterized protein LOC129948557, translating to MMTSPCEDCDRLQETLPEGNASVRPSFQQPTMYDHLSSFTKFKEDKALARKLRAKEDELLTFNKNFTSLEFDKTSGEILDKSEIRKHRYNLKKEDRFHRLPEIVEPEKLWKNQHDDVKLTNSLTSISRTPISCPVSRCGSTIGVTSLLSHFMRDHNEDLTVEFMNLYTNGRAILLFERDMWNFGENVCLGILSYGGIENKKSSRPALRGICKQNSFLSETFAHLENHLPILVMACKTSICSLLDDKELSKELIDREDQTKHILIIWLATVQTTKPIFCTITAFDKLMISSRSTIINVRSLDSPQKPEEFISNETNYLMLNHGELNILSEEGKESIRVEIKIQEFIE from the exons atgatgaCTTCACCTTGTGAAGATTGTGATCGATTGCAAGAAACTCTCCCTGAAGGCAATGCCTCAGTTCGGCCATCGTTTCAACAGCCAACTATGTACGATCATTTGAGTAGCTTTACTAAGTTCAAGGAAGACAAAGCTCTCGCTAGGAAATTGCGAGCCAAAGAGGacgaacttttgacatttaacaaaaacttcACCAGTTTAGAATTTGACAAGACAAGTGGTGAAATATTGGACAAGTCTGAGATTAGAAAACATcgatataatttgaaaaaagaagatcGCTTTCATCGACTGCCAGAGATAGTCGAACCGGAGAAATTATGGAAGAATCAACACGATGATGTGAAATTAACTAATTCATTGACCTCAATTTCAAGAACTCCAATATCATGTCCTGTGAGTAGGTGTGGCAGCACCATAGGAGTGACATCACTCCTGTCACATTTCATGAGAGATCATAACGAAGATTTGACAGTTGAATTCATGAATCTCTACACCAATGGACGGGCGATTTTGCTCTTTGAACGAGATATGTGGAATTTTGGAGAGAATGTTTGCTTAGGGATTTTATCCTATGGAGGAATAGAAAA TAAAAAATCATCTCGGCCAGCTTTGAGAGGAATTTGCAAACAGAATTCATTTCTTTCGGAGACATTTGCTCATTTGGAGAATCATCTTCCAATTTTAGTAATGGCCTGCAAGACTTCTATATGTTCCCTCTTGGATGATAAGGAACtt tCAAAAGAACTTATTGATCGAGAAGATCAAACTAAACATATTCTTATAATTTGGTTGGCAACTGTTCAAACTACAAAACCTATATTCTGTACAATTACGGCTTTTGATAAATTAATGATATCTTCTAGAAGTACTATTATTAAT GTTCGAAGCTTAGATTCTCCTCAAAAACCTGAAGAATTTATAAGcaatgaaacaaattatttgatgcTAAATCACGGTGAGTTGAATATTCTTTCGGAAGAAGGCAAAGAGTCCATTCGAGTGGAAATCAAAATTCAGGAATTTATtgaatga